AAACTAATCCTAATACGTTTTTTATCTCCTCAGTTGAAGAAATTGATGCATCATTGTTCACTCAAAATGACAAAGTAGGAATAGCGGGGGCTACATCAACTCCAATGTGGTTAATGGAAGATGTAAAGAAAGCACTTGAGGCGTTATAATGTTTCAGGTGTAAAGAAAAAATAATGAAGATGAGAACGAATGCAATGGTTATCAGTTCTCATCTTTGATTTTTTATCCAACTTATGAACCAGTTAAAACGTTTACTTATCCTAGTTTTAATTTTTACACTCGCTCAAAATACATTTGCTCAAAAGGGCATAATAAAGGGTGTCGTAACTGATGTGTTTTCGAATGAATCTTTAGCAGGGGTAACCCTTCTGATTCAAAAAACAAATAAAGTTACCGTTACAGATAGTATTGGGAGGTTTACTCTTGATAAGCTTACCCCCGGATTTTACAATATTTCAGTTACCTATATTGGTTATAAACCAAAAACAATTCATGAAATTCAAGTTACCAATGCCAAGGCAACCATTGTAAATATCACTTTAGAGACCGATGCCAAAAGTTTAGGAGAAGTGGAGGTTCGCTCTAGTTCTTATAAGTCTGAAGAAACGCCGTTGTCGTTAAGAACGATTGGGGTTGCTGAAATTAAGCGTAATCCGGGTGGGAATCGAGATATTTCCAAGGTGGTACAATCTTTACCAGGCGTGGCCCAACCGGTGAGCTTTAGAAATGATATAATTATTAGGGGAGGCGCTCCAAATGAGAATCGATTTTTCTTGGATGATATTGAAATCCCAAACTTAAACCACTTTACCACTCAAGGTTCATCAGGTGGTCCAGTAGGGATGATAAATGTTGATTTTATTAACCAGGTAGACTTTTATTCGGGAGCCTTTCCTGCTAATCGTGGGAATGCATTGAGCTCGGTATTTCAATTCAGGCAAAAAGATGGTCGGAGTGATCGTCAGTCAGGAGCATTAACAATTGGTGCCTCTGATTTTGCCATTTCTGCAGAAGGGCCCATTTCACAAAAGACTACCTACTTGGCTTCTTTTCGTCGATCGTATTTGCAATTCTTATTTAAAGCATTTGACCTGCCGTTTTTGCCAACGTATAATGATGCTCAGTTTAAAATTAAAACCAAAATCGACTCAAAGAATGAGCTTACTTTTATTGGCTTAGGAGCAATTGACAGATTCGCCCTAAATACACAAGCTAATGATACGGAAGCTAAGCAATACATTTTGGCAAATCTTGCAACCAATACTCAGGATAATTATACTGTTGGAGCTTCATACAAGCATTACAGAACCACAGGATTTACGACGCTTGCAATCAGTAGAAACTACTTGAATAATAGGGCGGAGAAATATTTTGATAATAATGAAGAACTGCCAAAGAAGATGGATTACTCATCCAAAGAAATTGAAAATAAACTGCGGTTGGAACGCTCAGATAAATACAATGACTGGAAGGTTTCTTATGGAGCTAACATTGAAACAGGGAGATATAGCACTGAAACCTTTTATTTAAATCCTTATGGCCCGACAGTTAATTACAGTTCAAAATTGGATGATTTAAAATATGGCTTTTACGGCCAGGTGAGTAAAGAATTATTTGATGATAATCTTACACTTTCTGCTGGAGTTCGAGCAGATGGTTCCGATTTTTCCTCGTTAACAAATAATCCGCTTAAACAATTATCTCCCCGCTTTTCCGCTTCTTATTCTATTAATCCGGCTGTGAGTTTGAATTTTAATACAGGCTTGTATTATCAATTGCCTGCCTACACAGTTTTGGGTTATCGTAATGAAACAGGGGAATTAACCAATAAGAACGTAAAATATATTTCTAATTACCATACGGTGCTGGGGCTTGAAGTGAACTCTGGCTCCAATCTTCGTTTTACAGCAGAAGCGTTCTATAAAAAATATTATGACTATCCAATGATCGAATTCCAAGGCGATACCGTTAATTTAGCCAACCTTGGAGCCGATTTCGGGGTAGTAGGAAATCAACCGGTTGTTGGTTTAAATGGAGGCCGAACTTACGGCTTTGAACTGATGGCACAGCAACGCTTAAATAAAGGGTTTTATGGCATTGCGGCTTTAACATTGGTGCGTAGTGAGTTTAAAGACAAGAGTAGTCAATTTGTCCCTTCAGGTTGGGATAGCCGGTATATTTTGACAATTACTGCCGGAAAGCTGTTTAAACGCAATTGGGAAGTGGGAGCAAAGTTCAGATTTACTGGAGGGGCGCCTTATACTCCGTACGATGTGCCTTTCTCTTCGCTCAAAACTAACTGGTTAATCAATCCTCAGGGAACTCTTGATTATGACCAGCTCAATACCCTTCGGTTAGGAAATTTCTATCAATTGGATGCCCGGGTTGATAAAAAGTATCCGTTTAAAAAATGGACGTTGAACTTCTACGTTGATATTCAAAATCTGACCAATTTTGTTTACGAGGGACAACCGTATATTGATGTGGTAAAAGACGCAGATGGTAAACCCGTGACGGACCCTAGTGATCCGTCGCGCTGGCAAATGAAATCGGTAAAAAATGATATTGGGAACATGTTGCCAACCCTAGGTATTATTTTAGAATTATAGGAATCACCAAAAATAAAAAGAAAGGAATTTTCGATACACGGAAATTTTGGTATGAAAAGTAAAAAAGGAATACTGCTGGTAAATTTAGGTACACCAGATAGCCCCTCAACGGCTGATGTGCGAAGGTACTTGGATGAGTTTTTGTCTGACCCAAGAGTGATTGACGTGAATCCTATTGGTCGATTTTTTCTAGTGAAAGGGATTATCTTACCTACTCGTTCGCCCAAATCAGCGGCCACTTATCAAAAAATATGGACTGAAGAAGGTTCGCCCCTTCTGCGCTATACCATACGTCAAACTGAACTTTTGGCTGAGCGTCTAGGAGATGAATATATGGTTGAATATGCCATGAGATATCAAAATCCTAGCATTGAGAAGGTTTTGGAGCGTTTTAGAAAGGAAAAAGTTTTTAACATAAAGGTTATTCCGCTTTTCCCTCAATATGCATCTGCAACCACCGGCTCGGTACATGATATGATTATGACCTTAGTGAAGAATTGGCAAATTGTTCCTGATATTGAATTGGTAAACAGCTTCCCCGATCATCCCATTATGATCGATGCTTTTGCTCAGTTGGGGAGTAAATATGATGTTAATTCGTTTGATCACGTACTCTTTAGTTTTCATGGCTTGCCAAAACGACAATTGATGAAAGCGGATCCTAGCGGATGTCATTGTCAACAAATTGATAGCTGTTGCGCAAAGATCAATGTAAATAATCAATATTGTTATAGCGCTCAGTCGCACTTAACAGCCAGGTTAATTGCAGAAAAGCTTAATCTGCCTAAAGAAAAATACAGTATTTGTTTTCAATCCCGACTTGGCAAAGATCCTTGGGTGGAACCTTATACGAGTGAAGTGATCGAACGATTGGCAAAAGAAGGTAAAAAGAAATTACTTGTATTTTGTCCTGCTTTTGTGGCGGATTGTTTAGAAACCACCTTTGAAATTGGAATGGAATATGATGAAGAATTTAGACATATGGGTGGAGAAAAAGTACAATTAGTAGAGGGGTTGAATGACCATGTACGTTGGATTGATGCACTTGAAGATATTGCAAGAAACTAAGGTTTTGTAGGTCTGTAAAAAACAAAGGGTCAAAAGAAAAGTTTCTTTTGACCCTTTTATCGTTTAAAATTCCGTTCGGGTACTGAGCTGTTTCTCAACATTATCCAGACGTTCTCTCATTTCAGCAATCACTTGCGCTCCAAATTCCTTAGTTTTTTTAATCATCAATTCCATTTGCTGCTGATCACGGCTTTCTGAAATTAAATATGTCTTAGCTTCTTCAAATCCTTTCTTAAAGAGAGCAAGATTCATCATTTCCATTAAAGGCGTGTGCTTGTGATTTGTTTCTCTAATGCCATTAAGGTCATTACGGCGTAAAAATGTTTCAAAGTTTCCAGTAAGCTCATTAATTGAGTCAATGGCAATTTCAAGAAACTCTTTAAAGAAATCAGGACTATCCTCCGTAATTTCTAAAATCTTAGTAAAATCAATCTGCTCCTTATTCATACTATCTGACAATAACGGTGTTTCCGAAAACTCATGAGTTCGGTTTAAGCATTTTACAATGGTTAAGTAAAGGTCATGAGGATCAAACGGTTTAGTAAGATAAGCATTCATTCCCACATTATAAACACGTTCTCTCACTTCTACCAATGCGGCAGCTGAAAGTGCAATTATTGGTAGATTTTGATAATGCTCGTCTATTAATGAACGAATTTTTTGGGTCGCCTGGTATCCGTCCATTTCCGGCATTAGTAAATCCATTAATACAATGTCAAAATTATGTTGTTGCACCATCTCAATTGCCTGCTTTCCATTGTTGGCAAAAGAGACATTAGCATTCCATTTTAGCAGAAACTTTTCAATTACAACACGGTTCGTAGAATTGTCTTCCACAACTAAAATATGAATGCCGTCCAACGAAGGTTTGCCAATTGATTCGGAATGGACAATTGTAGAAATTGATTGTCCTTTGTATTTTTTTAAACGTAATGTAAAGCAAAATGTAGAACCTTCTCCTTTTTCACTGATCACATGAATTTCACTATTCATTAGTTGAAGCAAGCGTTTGGTAATCGCTAAGCCCAGACCTGTCCCTCCAAATTTACGTGTGGTTTCAGAACTTGCTTGTGTGAAATGATCAAAAATAAGGTCAATTTTATCTGGAGGAATACCAATTCCTGTATCTGTGACAGCAAAATATAAGTCGGAATGGTCCTTGTCACTGAATAATTGCTTAACTTCTATGGTTACACCGCCGCGTTCTGTAAACTTGATAGCATTACCAATCAAATTGGTCAAAATTTGAGATAATCTAGAAGGATCTCCAATGACCAATTTATGCAAATCGTCAGCAAATTCTATATCCAGATTAATGCTTTTTTGATCGGCTTGATACAAAAATGAGTTGTAAATATGCTCTAAGAGGTCTTCGAGGTTGAATGGAATATTTTCAAAATCAATTACGCTTGATTCAATTTTGTTGTAATCCAATATATCATTAATCAGAGCGAGCAGGTTTTCAGATGAAAAACGTAAGGTTTCAAGTTTTTCGCGTTGACTTTCTTGAGTGTTCTCATCTAAAAGTAAATGAGCCATGCCAATAACAGCATTTAATGGCGTGCGTATTTCGTGACTCATGGTAGATAAGAACTGAGATTTGATGTCAGCTGCATGCTCTGCTTTTACTTTGGCTTCAATCAACTCTTGCTCAAATTTTTTGATGTGAGTAATGTTTTTGCCGAACATAGCAGCTCCAATCACATTGCGGTTTTCATCAAAAATCGGATTGAAAGAAGTTTCGTAATGCACCTTTTTATTGGCATTGAAGAATTCGTTTTGTAGAGTAAAGCGCTCACCGGAAAAGGCACGTTGGTAAAGCTTTTTCCAATACTCAAAATCTTCATTAGAAAATCCGTTGCTTGGTGAACGGGGTTTGCTCATATCAACCCCATAAATTTCCAATAAACGCTTTCGAAACGAGGAATTGGCTGTGATCAGTTTTTGGTTGATACTTATCGACCAAATTGGCTCGTCGATATTATCAATCAAAGCCATTAAGTTCGACTCGTTTTGTTTTATAGTTTGCTCAATTTTCTTTTTCTCAGTAATGTCATTTGCAAAGCAAATGTAGCCCAAGAGCTCTCCGAAATTATCACGTAAGGCACTTATATTAATTGAAACCGGTATTCTGTATCCATTTTTGTGAATAAAATTGCATTCATGCTCGCAGGGTAAATTAAGCTTGGCTTTGATCGTGAGGGCATCAGGTAGTGGTACCTCAATGCCCAGTTCTTTTGAAAAACGTTCAGCAAAGGTCACGCGCTCCAAGGGATCATTGAATCGTTCGTACGATTTTTTATCGAGCACTTCATCTGCCCGGTAGCCAAGCATTTTCTCAGCCGCCCTGTTAAAAATTTTAATGCTGTAGTCTACATCAGTTACAATTACAGCATAGCCTGCATTATCCAATATGGCTTTTTGCAATTGAGCCATTTCATCAATGCGTTGTTCATTTATTTTCTGTTGGGTAGTTTCAATTCCATAAATGGTGATGCCTTCAATTTCATTGTTAGTAATGATGGGTGTAAAGGCATATTGAAAATATTCCTTGTGCCCATTAAATTCCATAGCAAGCTCTTCAGAGAAATAAATGCCATCCAAGGCCTTGTCATAAAGATCTTTCCATTTGTGAAAGTATATGCTTCCGGATAAGTGGGTTAATAGATTGTAGCCTTTAATCGGGGTGAAATGATGTGTCTTTTCAAAATACTCAAGGTATTTGTGGTTTGAGGTAATAAAGCGGTATTCTCTATCTACAGACCAAACTAAGGCATCAGTATTTTCAAGCAATACCGTTAAATTGGCTTCTTTTTGCTTAAGCTTTGATTCCAGCCTTTTCTTTTCAGTGATGTCTTGAATTATACCTGAAAGTTTATAAACCTTTCCATTTTTATATTCAGGCTGACCTGAGACCCGAGTAGTGATTTTTCGGTTTTTATGTGTGAAATATTCAAGTTCAAGATCAAACGGTAGTCCAGTGTTGATGGCATCCAGGGAAGCCTTGAGTAATACTTCATTGCTGTCTTTAAAGCCTTGTTTTAGAGGGAAATCATTATCAATGTTTGCATTGGGGGGTAATTCAAAAATCTTATACGTTTCTTCCGACCATAGAATTTGATTGCTTTCCAGGTCGTATTCCCAACTGCCTAAATGGGCAATTCCTTGTGAAATACGCAAGAATTCTTCACTTTTCTTTAAACCTTTTTCTTGCTCATTTCTTATAAAATCTATATAGTTTAAGCGATTGGCGGCAGTAATAATTGCTACTACAGAGAGTATAATAATACTGATGGTTATAATAATAATGCTAATTCCATATGGTAAGAAGTTGTAAAAATTACTGGCAAAGCGTAGCAGTAACAAAAAGATAGGTATTACTATGGCGTTTGGAATTAACTTTCGTGCAATTCGGCCTCCTTGTAAGTCAGAAGAAAGGATGCTTATAAAGCCTTTGTCAGGTTGAACAAATAGGTAGCCTAAACCCAACAATGTGAATAATATTGAGGTGTGAATAGCCATTGGAGCAAAATACAGTAGCTTTAAAAAGCTATTGAATTGAAATACAAATCCTAAAAGACGAGTAGCCCCAATAATTATGACGAGGGAGAGAAGTATTTGTGTTGCATAGGTATATCTGTTTCTGTACATCATTGGTATGGTAAACAGAAATATTAGCAAACATGTTAAACTTGCTGGCGACATGAGTAGAATGTCAGGGCCGGAATACGTCGTGTTAGTACTTAATAAATAATCATTGATATAAAGTTTGCTATGGTTGTATTGATAAAGAGTGTAAATAATCACCCCTAAAACAACTAGTAAAAGACAGTTAATACTAATTATTTGTTCTTTAGAGTATGGTGTTTTTTTGGCCAAAACACCTAATGACAGCCCCAACGCCATAATTCCAATGGCGGATGAAGGTTTCATAGGAGCGTACGCATGAATAATTGATCGGAAAACCTCTAAGTCCGCAATCCATCCTATAAAAGTTAGGATAGGAACAATTACGGCAGCCTGCCCAACAAGCTTTGAGAAGTTGATAAATGTATTTTTAGAAAGCTTTGAGTTTGGTTTCATCTGCATGCTTACCTGTTTTAAATTTTGTGCTAGAGTGTGATGTAAGTAGCAAGATGACTAATATATATAAAAATAAAAAGGAATTATATCCCTAAAGTGTTGAAAATTATAGTTGTTGCATTGATGTTTGTTTTGACATAATTCTTTGATGCAGAGGAAGATTGTTGGAGATTGATTGGATTGCTGCTCAAATGGGTAAAGCTGTCTTTTAATTCATTAAAATCCTTTATTGAAAATCCTCCACGGTTTGCAATTAATTCTACAGCTTCGGCAAATTTTTTATAGTTTGGTCCAAAAATTACCGGTAAACCAAAAGCAGCAGCTTCCAGGGTGTTGTGTATTCCTGATTTATTAAATCCTCCCCCGATGTAGGCAACGGTTCCATACTGATAAAGTGAGGAGAGCATTCCAATATTGTCAATAATTAAAAACTGATATTTTGTTTTCGCTGAACTCTTCTCAAGTTCTGAAAAGCGAATGGCCCTATCTCCACTAAGTTTCATAATGTTTTCTACATGCGCTTTGTCAACCTCATGTGGAGCAATAATCATTTTCCAATCAGTACTAAATGTTTGAGCGAGTGGAATTAACAAGGCCTCGTCATCAGGCCAGCTACTTCCGGCAATAAGTATTTTTTTGTTTTCAATGAATTCCTCAATCAATGGTATTTGCTTAGGCTGTAAGCTGTTTTCATAAACCCTGTCGAAGCGGGTGTCGCCGCTTACGATCCAGTTGTTTATGCCAATTGAATTTAAGAGTTCTCCTGAAAGCTTATTTTGTACAAAAAACATTGTTACACAGCTAAGCATTTCTCTGTTAAAGGAGCCATACCACTTAAAAAAAGGCTGCGAGGGCCTGAATATTGCCGAAATCATATAAAGGGGAATCTTCCTCGATTTCAATTCTGTGAAGTAATGAAACCAATATTCATATTTGGTAAAAAATACCTTTTGGGGTTGTACTAAATCTATGAACTTGGAAGCGTTAGCCTTGGTGTCAAGTGGTAAATAGAATATATAATCTGCTTGATTGTAATTTTTACGTACCTCATATCCCGAAGGAGAAAAGAACGTCATGACAATTGCTAATTCAGGATTAGATGCTTTTAATTTTTCTAAAACAGGTCGCCCTTGTTCGAACTCTCCTAATGAGGCAAAATGAAACCAAACACGGTCTCGCGGCTCATCATTAAGTTTCAAGGCAATGTGCTTAAAAATATTTTTTCTTCCCTTGATAAATAATTTTGCCTTAGAATTAAACGTTGAGAACAAGAGCACTAATCCGTGGTAAAAACGGATGGATAAATTATATAGTAAAACCATCATATCGGACGCTAAGGTAAGGCTTGCAAAGATATTTAAGTATATTCGCCTCGATTTACAAAAACAAAAACCTTCTTTGAATGAAAATAGCTGTTATTGGTACTGGCTACGTTGGTTTAGTAACCGGAACATGTTTGGCAGAAACTGGAAACAATGTAATTTGTGTTGACATTAATGCTGAAAAGGTTGCCAAAATGCAACGCAGTATTGTTCCTTTTTATGAGCCAGATCTCGAACCACTTTTTAAGAGAAATATAGCTAATGGAACTTTATCATTTACTACCAGCCTTGAAGATGCCGTACGTGAATCGCTAATCATCATTCTTGCATTACCGACACCTCCTTCAGAAGATGGCTCTGCTGATTTATCTTATGTGGTGAATACTGCGGAGGCTATTGGTAAATTAATGAATGGCTACAAGATTATTGTGAATAAGAGCACGGTTCCGGTTGGAACTGCAGATAAAGTTCGCGAAGTGGTATTGCTGAACAGTAAATATGAATTTGACGTTGTGTCAAATCCGGAGTTTTTGCGTGAGGGTGTGGCTGTACATGATTTTATGAAGCCTAGTCGAGTTATTGTAGGTACAAGTTCGGAAAAGGTGAAAAAGATTTTTGGTGAACTTTATGCTCCATATATGCGACAAAGTGAAAGGCTGATTTTTATGGACGAGCGAAGCGCTGAGTTAACCAAGTATGCTGCGAACGCGTTTTTGGCAACAAAAATATCATTTATGAATGAAATTGCCGGACTATGTGAGATTTTAGGAGCCGATATTGAACATATTCGTAGGGGAATAGGAACAGATGACCGTATAGGAAAACAGTTTTTGTATGCAGGCGTTGGATATGGAGGTAGTTGTTTTCCAAAAGATGTGCAAGCTCTTGCTAAAACCGCCACTGAAATTGGTGGAGACTTTCGAATAGTTGAGGCTGTAATGAAAACCAACTATGCTCAGCGTGAAAAATTCCTTGATAAAATCATTAATTACTTTGCAGCCAATTTAAAAGGAAAAAAGTTAGCCTTTTGGGGATTGGCCTTTAAGCCTGAAACGGATGATTTGCGTGAGGCTCCTGCATTGTACCTCATTGTGGAGCTTTTAAACTTAGGGGCTGAAATTATTGCTTATGATCCTGTCGCAATGGAGAACACCCAAAAGCAATTAGGAGATAAGATCAAATACGCTAAAAATCAATACGACTGTTTGGAAGATGCAGATGCTTTAGTGATTGTAACAGAGTGGAAAAACTTTCGTAATCCTGATTTTGAACAAATGGCTGATAAGCTGAAGGGAAAAACAATTTTCGATGGCAGAAATTTGTACAGCCTTGAAAGAATGAATGAATTAGGCTTTTACTACAATAGTATTGGCCGTGAAATTGTCGACCCAAACTCATAATAAATAATGACAAACACAAACAAAAAAGTACTCGTTACCGGCGGAACAGGTTACATTGGTTCACATACAGTTGTTGAATTGATCAATGCCGGTTATGAAACCGTTATTGCAGATAATTTGAGTAACTCCGAGCGTTTTATTTTAGATCGTATAGAACAAATTGCAGGAGTAAGACCGAAATTTTATGAAATTGACCTTTGTGATAAGGCGAAAGTAGAAGATCTTTTCAATGCGGAAAGCGATATAAAAGCGGTTATTCACTTCGCAGCATTTAAAGCAGTTGGTGAATCGGTAAAAGAACCATTGAAGTATTTTAGGAATAATAATCTTTCATTAATCAATTTACTTGAGGTGATGAATGAAAAAGGTGTTAATAACATTGTTTTTTCATCATCGGCTACGGTTTATGGCCAACCAGATGTTTTGCCGGCTACAGAAGCTACTCCTTTCCAAAAGGCTCTTTCGGCTTATGGAAGTACTAAACAAATGGGTGAGGAGATATTAGAGAAGGTTTCGTCTGCAACAATTATTAAATCAATTGCTCTGCGTTACTTTAACCCGGTTGGCGCACATAAAAGTGCATTGATTGGCGAATTGCCGGTTGGAGTTCCTAATAACTTAATGCCGTTTGTTACTCAAACCGGAATTGGTAAACGTGAAATGTTGACAATTTTTGGGGATGACTATTCAACTCCTGATGGTACTTGCATTCGTGATTATATTCATGTGGTGGACTTAGCAAAAGCGCATGTTAAAGCCTGTGAACGCCTGATTGCCGAAAAAGCTGAAAGTAATTACGAAGTGTTTAATCTTGGTACAGGAAAAGGTACCTCAGTATTGGAAATTGTAAATGCATTTGAAAAAGTAACCGGTCAAAAACTGAACTATAAAATCGGTCCACGTCGTGAAGGAGACGTTGAATCGCTTTACGCTGAAACTAAACTTGCTAATGAAAAGCTGGGCTGGAAAGCAGAGCTTGGCTTAGAAGAGATGTTAAGCTCGGCATGGGCTTGGGAGGTTAAATTGCACGAAGGAACTGTTGAAGTTTAAAAAATCTATAAATGAAAAAAATATTGATTACCGGAGGAGCCGGATTTATTGGTTCGCATGTGGTTCGTTTGTTTGTAACCAAGTACCCAAATTTACAAGTTGTTAATTTGGACAAGCTTACCTATGCAGGTAATTTAATGAACCTGATTGATATTGAAAACAGGGAAAACTACCGTTTTGTGAAAGGTGATATTGTTGATGCGTCATTTATTAATGAGTTGTTTGAAATAGAGCAATTTGATGCAGTTATTCATCTTGCGGCCGAATCTCATGTGGATCGTTCAATTGAGAATCCTTTGGATTTTGTGATGACCAACATTATAGGAACGGTGAATTTGTTAAATGCTGCAAAAAAAATATGGAGTCCATCTTTAGGTAAAGAAATTGCTGGTAAGCGCTTTTATCACGTATCAACTGATGAGGTGTACGGAAGTTTAGGCGAAACGGGAATGTTTACAGAAGAAACTAAGTATGATCCGCATAGCCCTTATTCCGCCTCAAAGGCAGGGTCTGACCATTTTGTAAGAGCGTACGGAGATACTTACGGATTACCAGTAGTGATTTCAAATTGTTCAAACAACTATGGACCTTTCCATTTTCCGGAAAAACTGATTCCTCTTTGTATCAACAATATAAAGAACAGTAAACCGCTTCCAATTTATGGCAAAGGAGAAAACGTTCGCGACTGGCTTTTTGTTGAGGATCATGCACGTGCAATCGATGTGATATTCCATACGGCTAAAAACGGAACAACCTATAACATAGGAGGACATAACGAGTGGAAAAATATAGATGTTATTCGCTTGCTATGTACTATTATGGACAGGAAACTTAATAAGGCAACCGGAACTTCAGAAAAATTAATCACATTTGTGAAAGACCGTGCAGGCCATGATTTACGTTATGCTATCGATTCAACTAAACTTCAGAATGAATTAGGGTGGAAACCTTCGCTTCAGTTTGAAGAAGGTTTAGAAAAAACGGTAGATTGGTATTTAGCCAATGAAGAGTGGCTTGAGCGAGTAACCTCAGGGGCTTATCAGGATTATTATAATAAGCAGTACACCCAGTAATATATAGAAACCGGCTTTATGCCGGTTTTTTTGTAGTTTCTGTGTTGTAGGTTTTGCGAATAGCCAATACTACTTAGTACAAGACATTATTCACAGTCTGATCAATAATTCCCTCTCCTGGCTCAGGAAGTTAATTTTATTCATAACGCAGTGCTTCAACCGGGTCAAGGCGTGATGCTTTGACCGCTGGGTAGAGTCCTGATATTAAGCCTACCGCAACGCAAAGGCAAATGCCAGCAGATATCCATAGCCAGGGAATTATAAACCCTCCGCCAATTAAAATGGAAAGTCCGTTGCCGGCTAGAATGCCAAGTATTATACCGCCTGCACCTCCTATAAGACAAATGATAATGGCTTCAAATAAAAACTGACTGCGGATAACATGTGGAGTGGCGCCAAGTGATTTACGTATGCCTATTTCACGAGTACGTTCGGTAACGGAAACCAGCATTATGTTCATTAATCCTACCGATGCTCCAATAAGCGTAATAGACCCTATAATAATAGCCGCAATGGTAAGATAACTTATAATGTCTAAAAATGTATTAGCAAGAGCATCGCTTTTGGTGATCTCAAAGTTGTTCTCTTGCGTAATGTTCAATTTTCTAATGTTACGCATTGATGCGGTGGCTTCTCCTATGGCTGGTTCCATATTTTGTGGAGTTTGTACACTTACGGTAATGGTGTAGCTTTTATTTTGGCTTCCTGATACCATTTTAGCTCTAAGTACTGGAATTAAACAAAAACGGTCGCCTGGGCCTACTGCAGCAGTTCCCTTTTCAGCCAATACTCCAATTACTTTGTATTTATCGTTTCCAATACTGATGATTTTATTGATCGGATCGGAATTTTCAAACAGGTTTTTCTTTATTTCATTTCCAATTATTACTACATTCCATCCATTTTGAACTTCTGAATTGGAGAAATTCCGGCCTTCGCCAAGCTTATAGCCTGATGTTAATAGGTAGTTTTCATCTCCCCCAGTTACGTTGATATTAGGGTTGGTTTTCTTGTTTGCATATTTTATTGTGGCTCCCCATGAACTTACTGTTGAAACCGAAACCAATCCGCCATGGTTGAAACGCTGCTTGAATTCTTGAGCTTCGTCGTATTTAATAGCCGGAAACCTCTTTGGGGCTGAACCTCCTCCCCCAATTCGTATTCCCATTCCTCTGTTCCTGATGGTGAACGAATTGGATCCCATGCTCGCAAAGGTATTATTAGCGTAACTTTTTACACCGTCAATAGCCGTTAAAATACCAACAAGGGCCATAATTCCTATGGAAATAATTAAGGCAGTAAGAGTAGTTCTCAAGCGGTTAGCTTTTATTGATTGTACGCCTACTTTCAGATTTTCACGCGGG
Above is a window of Solitalea lacus DNA encoding:
- a CDS encoding 3-deoxy-D-manno-octulosonic acid transferase, with the protein product MMVLLYNLSIRFYHGLVLLFSTFNSKAKLFIKGRKNIFKHIALKLNDEPRDRVWFHFASLGEFEQGRPVLEKLKASNPELAIVMTFFSPSGYEVRKNYNQADYIFYLPLDTKANASKFIDLVQPQKVFFTKYEYWFHYFTELKSRKIPLYMISAIFRPSQPFFKWYGSFNREMLSCVTMFFVQNKLSGELLNSIGINNWIVSGDTRFDRVYENSLQPKQIPLIEEFIENKKILIAGSSWPDDEALLIPLAQTFSTDWKMIIAPHEVDKAHVENIMKLSGDRAIRFSELEKSSAKTKYQFLIIDNIGMLSSLYQYGTVAYIGGGFNKSGIHNTLEAAAFGLPVIFGPNYKKFAEAVELIANRGGFSIKDFNELKDSFTHLSSNPINLQQSSSASKNYVKTNINATTIIFNTLGI
- a CDS encoding ATP-binding protein, which translates into the protein MKPNSKLSKNTFINFSKLVGQAAVIVPILTFIGWIADLEVFRSIIHAYAPMKPSSAIGIMALGLSLGVLAKKTPYSKEQIISINCLLLVVLGVIIYTLYQYNHSKLYINDYLLSTNTTYSGPDILLMSPASLTCLLIFLFTIPMMYRNRYTYATQILLSLVIIIGATRLLGFVFQFNSFLKLLYFAPMAIHTSILFTLLGLGYLFVQPDKGFISILSSDLQGGRIARKLIPNAIVIPIFLLLLRFASNFYNFLPYGISIIIITISIIILSVVAIITAANRLNYIDFIRNEQEKGLKKSEEFLRISQGIAHLGSWEYDLESNQILWSEETYKIFELPPNANIDNDFPLKQGFKDSNEVLLKASLDAINTGLPFDLELEYFTHKNRKITTRVSGQPEYKNGKVYKLSGIIQDITEKKRLESKLKQKEANLTVLLENTDALVWSVDREYRFITSNHKYLEYFEKTHHFTPIKGYNLLTHLSGSIYFHKWKDLYDKALDGIYFSEELAMEFNGHKEYFQYAFTPIITNNEIEGITIYGIETTQQKINEQRIDEMAQLQKAILDNAGYAVIVTDVDYSIKIFNRAAEKMLGYRADEVLDKKSYERFNDPLERVTFAERFSKELGIEVPLPDALTIKAKLNLPCEHECNFIHKNGYRIPVSINISALRDNFGELLGYICFANDITEKKKIEQTIKQNESNLMALIDNIDEPIWSISINQKLITANSSFRKRLLEIYGVDMSKPRSPSNGFSNEDFEYWKKLYQRAFSGERFTLQNEFFNANKKVHYETSFNPIFDENRNVIGAAMFGKNITHIKKFEQELIEAKVKAEHAADIKSQFLSTMSHEIRTPLNAVIGMAHLLLDENTQESQREKLETLRFSSENLLALINDILDYNKIESSVIDFENIPFNLEDLLEHIYNSFLYQADQKSINLDIEFADDLHKLVIGDPSRLSQILTNLIGNAIKFTERGGVTIEVKQLFSDKDHSDLYFAVTDTGIGIPPDKIDLIFDHFTQASSETTRKFGGTGLGLAITKRLLQLMNSEIHVISEKGEGSTFCFTLRLKKYKGQSISTIVHSESIGKPSLDGIHILVVEDNSTNRVVIEKFLLKWNANVSFANNGKQAIEMVQQHNFDIVLMDLLMPEMDGYQATQKIRSLIDEHYQNLPIIALSAAALVEVRERVYNVGMNAYLTKPFDPHDLYLTIVKCLNRTHEFSETPLLSDSMNKEQIDFTKILEITEDSPDFFKEFLEIAIDSINELTGNFETFLRRNDLNGIRETNHKHTPLMEMMNLALFKKGFEEAKTYLISESRDQQQMELMIKKTKEFGAQVIAEMRERLDNVEKQLSTRTEF